Proteins from a genomic interval of Stenotrophomonas sp. 24(2023):
- a CDS encoding class II fumarate hydratase has product MSKAASKSATRGFRTEHDSMGELQVPADALWGAQTQRAVQNFPVSGQRMPRGFIRALGLVKGAAAEVNAELGHLPKGVAKAIASAAAEVAAGDWDAHFPIDVYQTGSGTSSNMNANEVIATLANRAGKAGKTVVHPNDHVNQGQSSNDVIPTALRVSAVLATHEQLLPALVHLRKTIDRKGRSLRKVVKTGRTHLMDAMPLTFEQEFGAWSAQLASAQERIEDSLKRVRRLPLGGTAIGTGINADPRFGAQVAKALKQQTRIRFDSADNKFEGLAAQDDAVELSGQLNALAVALIKIANDLRWMNAGPLAGLGEIELPALQPGSSIMPGKVNPVIPEATVMACAQVIGHHTAITVAGQTGNFQLNVTLPLIAVNLLDGIGLLANVSTLLADSAIAGLKVREDRVAEALARNPILVTALNPIIGYEKAAAIAKRAYKEQRPVLDVALEDSGLAEAELRRLLDPTALTAGGIHAGGGGAGG; this is encoded by the coding sequence ATGAGCAAAGCTGCAAGCAAGAGTGCCACCCGCGGTTTCCGGACCGAACATGACAGCATGGGCGAGCTGCAGGTGCCGGCCGATGCCCTGTGGGGCGCGCAGACCCAGCGCGCGGTACAGAATTTCCCGGTGTCCGGCCAGCGGATGCCGCGTGGGTTCATCCGCGCGCTGGGCCTGGTCAAGGGCGCTGCCGCCGAGGTGAATGCCGAACTGGGCCATCTGCCCAAGGGCGTGGCCAAGGCCATCGCGTCGGCCGCCGCCGAAGTGGCGGCCGGCGATTGGGATGCGCATTTCCCGATCGATGTGTACCAGACCGGTTCGGGCACCTCCTCGAACATGAATGCCAACGAGGTCATCGCCACGCTGGCCAACCGTGCCGGCAAGGCGGGCAAGACCGTCGTGCATCCCAACGACCACGTCAACCAGGGGCAGAGCTCCAACGATGTGATCCCGACCGCGCTGCGCGTGTCGGCGGTGCTGGCCACCCATGAGCAGCTGCTGCCAGCGCTGGTGCACCTGCGCAAGACCATCGACCGCAAGGGTCGCAGCCTGCGCAAGGTGGTCAAGACCGGCCGCACCCACCTGATGGATGCCATGCCGCTGACCTTCGAGCAGGAGTTCGGTGCCTGGTCGGCACAGCTGGCCTCGGCCCAGGAGCGCATCGAGGACAGCCTCAAGCGCGTGCGCCGCCTGCCGCTGGGCGGCACCGCCATCGGCACCGGCATCAACGCCGACCCGCGCTTCGGTGCGCAGGTGGCCAAGGCGCTCAAGCAGCAGACCCGCATCAGGTTCGACAGTGCCGACAACAAGTTCGAGGGCCTGGCCGCGCAGGACGACGCGGTGGAACTGTCCGGCCAGCTCAACGCACTGGCCGTGGCCTTGATCAAGATCGCCAATGATCTTCGCTGGATGAACGCCGGTCCGCTGGCCGGGCTGGGCGAGATCGAACTGCCGGCACTGCAGCCGGGCAGCTCGATCATGCCGGGCAAGGTCAACCCGGTCATTCCGGAGGCCACGGTGATGGCCTGCGCGCAGGTGATCGGCCACCACACGGCAATCACCGTGGCCGGCCAGACCGGCAACTTCCAGCTGAACGTGACGCTGCCGCTGATCGCAGTGAACCTGCTCGATGGCATCGGCCTGCTGGCCAATGTGTCCACCCTGCTGGCCGACAGTGCCATCGCGGGGCTGAAGGTGCGCGAGGACCGCGTGGCCGAGGCGCTGGCCCGCAACCCGATCCTGGTAACCGCGCTGAACCCGATCATCGGCTACGAGAAGGCGGCCGCGATCGCCAAGCGGGCCTACAAGGAACAGCGCCCGGTGCTGGATGTCGCGCTGGAAGACAGCGGCCTGGCGGAAGCGGAGCTGCGCCGCCTGCTGGACCCGACCGCGCTGACCGCGGGCGGCATCCATGCCGGTGGTGGTGGCGCGGGCGGCTGA
- the purB gene encoding adenylosuccinate lyase, whose protein sequence is MSESALLALSPLDGRYAGKVDALRPIFSEYGLIKARIVVEVEWLLALAAEPGIVELAPFSAAATARLRALAASFSPAQAARVKEIERTTNHDVKAVEYFIKEQLKDDAELAPALEFVHFACTSEDINNLSYGLMLEQARREVLLPTLDGIAATLRTLAHAQAAQPMLSRTHGQTASPTTLGKELANVVARLERQRRQIAAVELTGKINGAVGNYNAHVASYPDVDWPAFAERFVTGLGLVFNPYTTQIEPHDNVAEIGDAARRANIILIDLARDIWGYISLGYFKQRLKEGEVGSSTMPHKVNPIDFENAEGNFGIANALFEHFSAKLPISRWQRDLTDSTVLRALGTAFGHSQVALDSLAKGLGKLEVNPQRLDADLDAAWEVLAEAVQTVMRRHGLPNPYEQLKALTRGQGITAESMRAFVQGLELPADAKQRLLEMTPGSYTGLAEALAKKI, encoded by the coding sequence ATGTCCGAATCCGCCCTGCTCGCCCTGTCCCCGCTCGATGGCCGCTACGCCGGCAAGGTCGATGCCCTGCGCCCGATCTTTTCCGAATACGGCCTGATCAAGGCCCGCATCGTGGTCGAGGTGGAATGGCTGCTGGCCCTGGCGGCCGAGCCGGGCATCGTCGAGCTGGCACCGTTCTCCGCCGCCGCCACCGCCCGCCTGCGCGCGCTGGCCGCCAGCTTCAGCCCGGCCCAGGCCGCGCGCGTGAAGGAGATCGAGCGCACCACCAACCATGACGTCAAGGCGGTGGAGTACTTCATCAAGGAACAGCTGAAGGACGACGCCGAGCTGGCCCCGGCGCTGGAGTTCGTGCATTTCGCCTGCACCAGCGAGGACATCAACAACCTCAGCTACGGCCTGATGCTGGAACAGGCCCGCCGCGAGGTGCTGCTGCCGACCCTGGATGGCATCGCCGCCACCCTGCGCACCCTGGCCCATGCCCAGGCCGCCCAGCCGATGCTGTCGCGCACCCACGGCCAGACCGCCTCGCCCACCACCCTGGGCAAGGAGCTGGCCAACGTGGTCGCGCGCCTGGAGCGCCAGCGCCGGCAGATCGCCGCGGTCGAGCTGACCGGCAAGATCAACGGTGCGGTGGGCAACTACAACGCGCACGTGGCCAGCTACCCGGACGTGGACTGGCCGGCCTTCGCCGAGCGTTTCGTCACCGGCCTGGGCCTGGTGTTCAACCCGTACACCACGCAGATCGAGCCGCACGACAACGTGGCCGAGATCGGCGACGCCGCGCGCCGCGCCAACATCATCCTGATCGACCTGGCCCGCGACATCTGGGGCTACATCTCGCTGGGCTACTTCAAGCAGCGCCTGAAGGAAGGTGAAGTCGGCTCCTCGACCATGCCGCACAAGGTCAACCCGATCGATTTCGAGAATGCCGAAGGCAATTTCGGCATCGCCAACGCGCTGTTCGAGCATTTCAGCGCGAAGCTGCCGATCAGCCGCTGGCAGCGTGACCTGACCGATTCGACCGTGCTGCGTGCGCTGGGCACCGCCTTCGGTCACAGCCAGGTGGCACTGGATTCGCTGGCCAAGGGCCTGGGCAAGCTGGAAGTGAACCCGCAGCGCCTGGATGCGGACCTGGACGCGGCCTGGGAAGTGCTGGCCGAGGCCGTGCAGACGGTGATGCGCCGCCACGGCCTGCCGAACCCGTACGAGCAGCTGAAGGCGCTGACCCGTGGCCAGGGCATCACGGCCGAGTCGATGCGCGCGTTCGTGCAGGGGCTGGAGCTGCCGGCCGATGCCAAGCAGCGGCTGCTGGAGATGACCCCGGGCAGCTACACCGGCCTGGCTGAAGCGCTGGCGAAGAAGATCTAA
- a CDS encoding cupin domain-containing protein, whose translation MAARKPIAFPIEVHARPGQPLGMAPAVFLRDFWQKRPLLIRNAFANFQTPVQPEDLAGLACEEGVLARLIRHDRATDGWTVRSGPFAEELFPTLPDHDWTLLVQDVDKWDPDVRALIDRFDFLPRWRMDDVMISFAATGGSVGAHVDQYDVFLLQAHGHRRWQIDASESTKGKRPPLGFRPDVELKLLQVFKPSHDWVLAPGDMLYLPPNVPHNGVAEDPCLTFSFGMRAPSSAELISDYLDTLIADADENIRYQDPDLALPADPNEIDAVAMGRVITALNAIRMNDPDTLGDWFGRFITTYRAAGEVMAHQAAPPQDEVVAGLHDGLLLQRHPWARLAWRRAKRGASLYVSGRDFALPVKDAQRLAGAEQLDDAAYRALSDKGRAVVQQLLAGGVFQLIDPNEVHAGEEEDDGEEGVLGEVIEGRTRVDAIDADAVSDGVHTVTVHDDGIEVIVNFEDDEEDDSTPGRG comes from the coding sequence ATGGCCGCCCGCAAGCCCATCGCCTTCCCGATCGAAGTCCACGCCCGCCCGGGCCAGCCGCTGGGCATGGCCCCGGCGGTGTTCCTGCGCGATTTCTGGCAGAAGCGCCCGCTGCTGATCCGCAATGCTTTCGCCAACTTCCAGACCCCGGTGCAGCCGGAAGACCTGGCCGGGCTGGCCTGCGAAGAAGGCGTGCTGGCGCGCCTGATCCGCCACGACCGCGCCACCGATGGCTGGACCGTGCGCAGCGGCCCGTTCGCCGAGGAACTGTTCCCCACCCTGCCCGACCACGACTGGACCCTGCTGGTGCAGGACGTGGACAAGTGGGACCCGGACGTGCGCGCGCTGATCGACCGGTTCGATTTCCTGCCGCGCTGGCGCATGGACGACGTGATGATCAGCTTCGCCGCCACCGGCGGCTCGGTCGGTGCCCACGTCGACCAGTACGACGTGTTCCTGCTGCAGGCCCATGGCCACCGCCGCTGGCAGATCGATGCCAGCGAATCGACCAAGGGCAAGCGCCCGCCGCTGGGCTTCCGCCCGGATGTGGAGCTGAAGCTGCTGCAGGTGTTCAAGCCCAGCCACGACTGGGTACTCGCCCCGGGCGACATGCTGTACCTGCCGCCGAACGTGCCGCACAACGGCGTGGCCGAAGATCCCTGCCTGACCTTCTCCTTCGGCATGCGCGCGCCGTCGTCGGCCGAACTGATCAGCGACTACCTCGATACGCTCATCGCCGATGCCGATGAGAACATCCGCTACCAGGACCCGGACCTGGCCCTGCCGGCCGACCCGAACGAGATCGATGCGGTCGCCATGGGCCGGGTCATCACCGCGCTCAACGCCATCCGCATGAACGATCCGGACACGCTGGGCGACTGGTTCGGCCGGTTCATCACCACCTACCGTGCCGCCGGCGAAGTGATGGCCCACCAGGCCGCGCCGCCGCAGGACGAGGTGGTGGCGGGCCTGCACGACGGCCTGCTGCTGCAGCGCCACCCGTGGGCACGCCTGGCCTGGCGCCGGGCCAAGCGTGGGGCCAGCCTGTACGTCAGCGGCCGCGACTTCGCATTGCCGGTCAAGGACGCGCAGCGCCTGGCCGGTGCCGAGCAGCTGGACGATGCCGCCTACCGCGCCCTGTCCGACAAGGGTCGCGCGGTGGTGCAGCAGCTGCTGGCCGGGGGCGTGTTCCAGCTGATCGACCCGAACGAGGTCCATGCCGGCGAGGAAGAGGACGATGGCGAGGAGGGCGTGCTCGGTGAGGTGATCGAAGGCCGCACCCGCGTCGATGCCATCGATGCCGACGCGGTGTCCGATGGTGTGCACACCGTGACCGTGCACGATGACGGCATCGAGGTCATCGTCAACTTCGAGGACGACGAAGAAGATGACAGCACGCCCGGGCGTGGCTGA
- a CDS encoding GNAT family N-acetyltransferase: protein MSALRVQQVRHEDAHAAIHAVRQRVFVQEQGIAAELERDALDPVCAHVLALDAQDQPVGTGRLAPDGRIGRMAVLASHRNQGLGEALLAALVEAGRGLGLATLYLHAQLPARDFYARQGFLPEGPEFEEAGIGHQQMRRRLDGPSAISSRAEAIAATTAVIHRARRQLWVHSAQLDPGLLDAPPVQAALRRFATARHDKQLRVIVQDAATIAATGAPLLALAQRLPSVIQFRDVADAGDRALGSACLLNDAGDFYFRLIGHRLDGEAGFALPSRSQPFVQQLQRIWDRSRDCSELRALGI from the coding sequence ATGAGCGCGCTCCGGGTCCAGCAGGTCCGCCACGAAGACGCCCACGCCGCCATCCACGCGGTGCGGCAGCGGGTATTCGTGCAGGAACAGGGCATCGCCGCCGAACTGGAGCGCGATGCCCTGGACCCGGTCTGCGCCCATGTGCTGGCGCTGGATGCACAGGACCAGCCGGTGGGCACCGGCCGCCTGGCCCCGGACGGCCGCATCGGCCGCATGGCGGTGCTGGCCAGCCACCGCAACCAGGGGCTGGGTGAGGCCCTGCTGGCGGCGCTGGTGGAGGCCGGACGTGGCCTGGGCCTGGCCACGCTGTACCTGCACGCGCAGCTGCCGGCCCGCGACTTCTATGCCCGCCAGGGCTTCCTGCCCGAAGGCCCGGAATTCGAGGAAGCCGGCATCGGCCACCAGCAGATGCGCCGCCGCCTGGACGGGCCCAGCGCCATCAGCAGCCGTGCCGAAGCCATCGCCGCCACCACCGCCGTGATCCATCGGGCGCGCCGCCAGCTGTGGGTCCACAGCGCCCAGCTCGACCCGGGCCTGCTGGACGCGCCGCCGGTGCAGGCGGCCCTGCGCCGCTTCGCCACGGCCCGCCACGACAAGCAGCTGCGAGTGATCGTGCAGGATGCCGCCACCATCGCGGCCACCGGCGCCCCCTTGCTGGCGCTGGCCCAGCGCCTGCCGAGCGTGATCCAGTTCCGCGACGTTGCCGATGCTGGCGACCGGGCCCTGGGCTCGGCCTGCCTGCTCAACGATGCCGGCGACTTCTACTTTCGTCTGATCGGGCACCGCCTGGACGGCGAAGCCGGCTTCGCGCTGCCGTCACGTTCGCAGCCGTTCGTGCAGCAATTGCAGCGCATCTGGGACCGTTCGCGCGATTGCAGCGAACTGCGCGCCCTCGGCATCTGA